From the genome of Geobacter sp. SVR, one region includes:
- a CDS encoding haloacid dehalogenase type II, protein MAVVIFDLVGTLLSIDPITERLEKEGLRGDCWFHEILTATMAATLAERYLPFRDAAELSLTNLTEIQALNDVSIPALLELLKQLPPMEDARACLKKLASKGVRLAVLTNSARPAAMSLLQRAELSDFFEAVISADEVEKCKPHPAPYRYTLDRLHIEPEEAWMVACHSWDICGASAAGLHTVWVMRRDRLWPFAGLLPENVVSSLQEIPALFN, encoded by the coding sequence ATGGCGGTGGTGATTTTCGATCTGGTGGGAACCCTGCTCTCGATCGACCCGATCACGGAGCGGCTGGAAAAAGAAGGGCTCCGGGGCGACTGCTGGTTTCATGAGATTCTGACAGCAACCATGGCGGCGACATTGGCTGAACGGTATCTTCCGTTCCGGGATGCGGCGGAACTCTCGCTGACCAATCTGACTGAAATTCAGGCCCTGAACGATGTTTCGATCCCCGCGCTGCTGGAACTCCTCAAGCAGTTGCCCCCCATGGAGGATGCCCGGGCATGCCTTAAAAAACTGGCCTCCAAAGGGGTGCGCCTGGCGGTCCTGACCAACAGCGCCCGACCGGCTGCCATGTCCCTGCTCCAGCGCGCCGAGCTGTCCGACTTCTTCGAGGCGGTCATTTCCGCGGATGAAGTCGAAAAATGCAAGCCGCACCCCGCACCCTACCGCTATACCCTCGACCGCCTCCACATCGAGCCGGAAGAGGCCTGGATGGTTGCCTGCCACAGCTGGGATATCTGCGGCGCCTCTGCCGCCGGTCTGCACACCGTCTGGGTGATGAGGCGCGACCGGCTCTGGCCTTTTGCCGGACTGCTACCCGAGAACGTGGTTTCCTCCCTGCAGGAAATTCCGGCGCTCTTCAACTGA
- a CDS encoding SDR family oxidoreductase has translation MMKRLKFCTIGCGLAGAALVAAGISRQMRRMDFKGASVVITGGSRGLGLELARLFAAEGAKLSLLARDVDELERAGLELEQQGADVQVYRCDVADRREVEQTVAAIAAARGRIDVLVNNAGIIQVAPAENMDLNDYDAAMKIHTWGPLYTILAVTPHMKRQRGGRIVNISSIGGLVSVPHLLPYCMSKFALTALSDGMRAELARYGIRVTTVAPGLMRTGSHVRADFKGQYRKEFGWFSLSGTNPLFSANSRRAAREIVAACRYGKSRLIISLPAKLLNLTNAALPGLFASGARLAARVMPGPAAGGNRLHSGLESTSAVSPSILTRLGDLASRRNNEV, from the coding sequence ATGATGAAGAGGTTGAAATTCTGCACGATCGGTTGTGGTCTGGCTGGAGCGGCACTGGTGGCTGCCGGGATCTCCCGCCAGATGCGGCGGATGGATTTCAAGGGCGCTTCGGTGGTCATCACCGGCGGCTCGCGCGGACTGGGGCTGGAGCTGGCCCGGCTGTTTGCCGCGGAAGGAGCCAAATTGTCCCTGCTGGCCCGGGATGTGGACGAACTGGAGCGGGCCGGACTGGAGCTGGAACAGCAGGGGGCGGACGTGCAGGTCTATCGCTGCGACGTGGCCGATCGCCGGGAGGTGGAACAGACAGTGGCGGCGATTGCTGCGGCGCGCGGGCGGATCGACGTGCTGGTCAACAATGCCGGCATCATCCAGGTGGCCCCGGCCGAAAACATGGACCTGAATGATTATGACGCCGCCATGAAGATCCATACCTGGGGGCCGCTGTACACGATCCTGGCCGTTACCCCCCACATGAAACGGCAGCGGGGCGGGCGGATCGTCAACATCTCCTCCATCGGAGGGCTCGTATCGGTGCCGCACCTCCTGCCCTACTGCATGAGCAAGTTCGCCCTGACCGCCCTCTCGGACGGCATGCGGGCCGAACTGGCCCGCTACGGCATCCGGGTCACCACCGTGGCGCCGGGACTGATGCGTACCGGATCGCACGTGCGGGCCGATTTCAAGGGGCAATACCGGAAGGAATTCGGCTGGTTCTCCCTCTCCGGAACCAATCCGCTCTTCTCGGCCAACTCCCGGCGGGCGGCGCGCGAAATCGTCGCGGCCTGCCGCTACGGGAAATCGCGCCTGATCATATCGCTGCCGGCCAAGCTGCTCAACCTGACCAACGCGGCCCTGCCCGGCCTGTTCGCCAGCGGTGCACGTCTGGCGGCCAGGGTCATGCCGGGACCGGCTGCCGGTGGAAACAGGCTGCACAGTGGGCTGGAAAGCACCTCGGCGGTTTCACCCTCCATCCTGACCCGTCTGGGGGATCTGGCCAGCCGACGCAACAACGAGGTGTGA
- a CDS encoding zinc-dependent alcohol dehydrogenase, with the protein MKAVVWQGVGDIRIEDVAEPMIEAPGDAIVRLTASAICGTDLHMVRGTMSGMKPGTILGHEGVGVVEQVGPEVRNLKAGDRVLIPSTVACGYCSYCRAGYYAQCDNANPNGPQAGTCFFGGPEKSGGLHGLQAEKARIPFASVGLVKIPEGVSDDQAILVSDIFPTGYMAAELAEIKPGNTVAIFGCGPVGQFAIASAQLFQAGRIFAVDCIPSRLEAAQQQGAEVIDFSKEDPVQMIKQLTGGIGCDRAIDAVGVDAEAPRSGPGAAQFREHEQEFQQELAQVAPQTHFEGDNWHPGTAPSMALMWGVEALAKAGTFSIVGVYPESVHLFPIGQAMGKNLTLKMGNCNHRKYIPFLLDLIAGGTIDPLKILSRRESLNAAIDAYRAFDLRQSGWLKVELKATVH; encoded by the coding sequence ATGAAAGCAGTCGTATGGCAGGGAGTGGGCGATATCAGAATCGAAGATGTGGCTGAGCCCATGATCGAAGCGCCGGGTGATGCCATTGTAAGACTTACGGCCAGCGCCATCTGCGGGACCGATCTCCACATGGTGCGCGGCACCATGAGCGGCATGAAACCGGGCACGATCCTGGGGCATGAAGGGGTGGGAGTGGTGGAACAGGTGGGTCCGGAGGTGCGCAATCTGAAAGCGGGGGACCGGGTGCTGATTCCTTCGACCGTGGCCTGCGGCTACTGCTCATACTGTCGGGCAGGCTACTATGCCCAATGCGACAATGCCAACCCCAACGGGCCGCAAGCCGGCACCTGCTTTTTCGGCGGCCCGGAAAAATCGGGGGGACTGCACGGCCTGCAGGCCGAGAAGGCTCGCATTCCCTTTGCCAGCGTCGGACTGGTCAAGATCCCCGAGGGGGTCAGCGACGACCAGGCCATCCTGGTCTCGGATATCTTTCCCACCGGTTATATGGCGGCGGAGCTGGCGGAAATCAAGCCGGGCAATACCGTGGCCATATTCGGCTGCGGTCCGGTGGGGCAGTTTGCCATTGCCAGTGCGCAACTCTTTCAGGCCGGGCGCATCTTTGCCGTCGACTGCATCCCGTCGCGGCTGGAAGCGGCCCAGCAGCAGGGGGCCGAGGTAATCGATTTTTCGAAGGAAGATCCGGTGCAGATGATAAAGCAGCTCACCGGCGGAATCGGCTGCGACCGGGCCATCGACGCGGTGGGGGTCGATGCCGAGGCGCCCCGTTCCGGGCCGGGCGCGGCCCAGTTCCGGGAGCACGAGCAGGAGTTCCAGCAGGAGCTGGCCCAGGTGGCGCCACAAACGCATTTCGAGGGTGACAACTGGCATCCCGGGACCGCCCCCTCCATGGCACTGATGTGGGGGGTGGAAGCCCTGGCCAAGGCGGGAACCTTTTCCATCGTCGGCGTATATCCGGAATCGGTGCATCTCTTCCCCATCGGACAGGCCATGGGCAAGAACCTGACTCTCAAGATGGGCAACTGCAACCACCGCAAATACATTCCCTTCCTGCTGGACCTGATTGCCGGCGGCACCATCGATCCGCTCAAGATCCTCTCCCGGCGCGAGTCGCTCAATGCAGCCATCGACGCCTACCGCGCCTTTGATCTGCGCCAGTCCGGCTGGCTCAAGGTCGAGCTGAAGGCGACGGTGCACTGA
- a CDS encoding DNA-formamidopyrimidine glycosylase family protein, whose protein sequence is MPELPDLTVFAENLHRRLAGGRITAVHRHGSGGRLNVSPAELSRALSGATIERVERAGKELCFRIGNGRLLYIHLMLNGGFRLAAQPLQRSAGDAIISIDFEQGVCLSLHDPKGLATVSLDPPRDQGVPDALDVDAGLLKRLIAGKPRTLIKALLIDQKIIRGIGNAYADEILWQARISPRSSAGKLPDEAVEALAAAISSVLLDAAQQLRKRHPDMIAGEFREFLAVHNPDRRESPGGRSIRVETVSSKKTYFTDEQVLYS, encoded by the coding sequence ATGCCGGAACTGCCCGACCTGACGGTATTCGCTGAAAATCTCCACCGCCGCCTGGCCGGCGGCCGCATTACCGCAGTGCATAGGCACGGCAGCGGCGGACGGCTGAACGTGTCCCCCGCAGAGCTGTCCCGCGCCCTGAGCGGCGCCACCATCGAGCGGGTCGAGCGGGCCGGCAAGGAGCTTTGTTTCCGGATCGGCAACGGCCGGCTGCTGTACATCCACCTGATGCTGAATGGCGGCTTCCGTCTTGCAGCCCAGCCGCTCCAGCGCTCTGCCGGGGATGCCATCATCAGCATCGACTTCGAGCAAGGGGTCTGCCTGAGTCTGCACGATCCCAAAGGGCTGGCAACGGTATCGTTGGATCCCCCACGGGACCAGGGAGTGCCGGACGCCCTGGATGTGGATGCCGGACTGCTGAAGCGGCTGATCGCCGGCAAGCCGCGGACACTGATCAAAGCGCTGCTGATCGACCAGAAGATCATCCGGGGTATCGGCAACGCCTATGCCGACGAGATCCTGTGGCAAGCCCGCATCTCACCCCGCTCGTCAGCGGGCAAGCTGCCGGATGAGGCGGTGGAGGCGCTGGCAGCCGCGATCAGCTCGGTGCTGCTGGATGCCGCGCAGCAGCTGCGGAAACGGCATCCCGATATGATCGCCGGCGAGTTCCGGGAATTCCTGGCCGTGCACAATCCCGACCGCAGGGAATCTCCCGGAGGACGGTCGATCCGGGTGGAGACGGTTTCGTCGAAGAAGACCTACTTCACCGATGAGCAGGTGCTTTACTCGTAA
- a CDS encoding aspartate ammonia-lyase, with translation MSTRIEKDTLGEMAVPAQAYYGAQTARAVRNFPISGLKPHPSFVWATVIIKKCAAMANMATGRLPAELGGAIVAAADEVLAGRLNDQFVVDPFQAGAGTSHNMNVNEVLANRALELLGRQRGDFSALHPNDHVNMAQSTNDVIPTAIRLAALELLDPLLEVLEELEQALADKGREFDGILKSGRTHLQDAVPIRLGQEFGAYGMAIRKNREGLEACIPALLELGIGGTAVGTGLNAEPAFIGKIVEELALATGFPLVASADLFEAMQNMDPFLALSSALRRTAVTLGRIANDLRLLSSGPRTGLDEIRLPAVQPGSSIMPGKINPSMAEMANMVCFQVIGCDQAVMQAAQAGQLELNVMMPLIAYNLTFSLEILRNCVQKFTQSCIIGIVANQERCRRYLEDSLGLVTVLAPYIGYNAAAEVAKESIASGRSIREIVLSRGLMPEADLEEAMRPEYLTEPGLPLEK, from the coding sequence ATGAGCACACGTATCGAAAAGGATACCCTGGGAGAGATGGCAGTCCCTGCCCAGGCCTACTATGGAGCCCAGACCGCACGGGCAGTTCGCAACTTTCCCATTTCCGGGCTGAAACCGCACCCCTCCTTTGTGTGGGCCACGGTAATCATCAAGAAATGCGCGGCAATGGCCAACATGGCCACCGGCCGGCTTCCGGCGGAACTGGGAGGGGCGATCGTGGCGGCGGCTGACGAAGTGCTGGCGGGCCGGCTGAACGACCAATTCGTAGTGGACCCCTTCCAGGCCGGCGCTGGTACTTCCCATAATATGAACGTCAATGAGGTGCTGGCCAACCGCGCCCTGGAACTGCTCGGCCGCCAGCGGGGGGATTTCTCGGCCCTGCACCCCAATGATCACGTCAACATGGCCCAGTCCACCAACGACGTCATTCCGACCGCCATCAGGCTGGCTGCCCTGGAACTGCTCGATCCCCTGCTGGAGGTGCTGGAGGAACTGGAGCAGGCGCTGGCGGACAAGGGGCGCGAGTTCGACGGCATCCTCAAATCGGGGCGGACCCATCTGCAGGATGCGGTCCCGATCCGGCTGGGGCAGGAGTTCGGCGCCTATGGCATGGCGATCCGCAAGAACCGCGAGGGGCTGGAGGCCTGCATCCCGGCCCTGCTGGAACTCGGCATCGGCGGCACCGCGGTCGGCACCGGACTGAACGCCGAGCCGGCATTCATAGGGAAGATCGTGGAAGAACTGGCCCTGGCAACCGGTTTCCCGCTGGTGGCCAGCGCCGACCTGTTCGAGGCCATGCAGAACATGGATCCTTTCCTGGCGCTCTCTTCGGCCCTGCGCCGCACTGCGGTCACCCTGGGGCGCATCGCCAACGACCTGCGGCTCCTGTCGTCCGGCCCGCGTACCGGTCTGGACGAGATTCGCCTGCCGGCGGTGCAGCCCGGCTCGTCGATCATGCCGGGCAAGATCAACCCATCCATGGCCGAGATGGCCAACATGGTCTGCTTCCAGGTGATCGGCTGCGATCAGGCGGTCATGCAGGCAGCCCAGGCCGGCCAACTGGAATTGAACGTGATGATGCCGCTGATCGCCTACAACCTGACCTTCTCGCTGGAGATTCTCAGGAACTGCGTGCAGAAATTCACCCAATCATGTATCATCGGAATCGTAGCAAATCAGGAGCGCTGCCGGCGCTACCTGGAGGATTCGCTGGGGCTGGTGACGGTGCTGGCGCCGTATATCGGCTACAACGCAGCAGCCGAAGTGGCCAAGGAATCGATCGCCAGCGGGCGCTCGATCCGCGAAATCGTGCTGAGCCGCGGTCTGATGCCGGAAGCGGATCTGGAAGAGGCCATGCGGCCGGAATACCTGACCGAACCGGGACTGCCGCTGGAGAAATAA
- a CDS encoding NifU family protein encodes MKAEVERVLEMVRPGLQADGGDVELVEVTEDGVVKVRLKGACGSCPMSTMTLKMGIERAMKEQVPGVKEVVQV; translated from the coding sequence ATGAAAGCGGAAGTCGAAAGGGTATTGGAAATGGTGCGCCCCGGCCTGCAGGCCGACGGCGGCGATGTCGAACTGGTGGAGGTGACGGAGGATGGCGTCGTCAAGGTGCGGCTGAAAGGTGCCTGCGGCAGCTGCCCCATGTCCACCATGACCCTCAAGATGGGTATCGAGCGCGCCATGAAGGAGCAGGTTCCGGGCGTCAAGGAAGTGGTTCAGGTCTGA
- a CDS encoding DUF2795 domain-containing protein, with protein sequence MAISRGGGRGTGESPANVTKNLKGMHFPASKKDLIQHAQHEKAESVVMSKLQNLEDREYQSITDVMKGYGKEQREAGKGRSSSTHSGKH encoded by the coding sequence ATGGCGATTTCACGTGGTGGTGGGCGTGGTACCGGCGAATCCCCGGCCAACGTTACCAAGAACCTGAAAGGGATGCATTTCCCCGCCAGCAAGAAGGATCTGATCCAGCATGCCCAGCACGAGAAGGCCGAATCGGTGGTCATGAGCAAGCTGCAGAACCTGGAGGATCGCGAATACCAAAGCATCACCGATGTGATGAAAGGGTATGGCAAGGAACAGCGGGAAGCGGGTAAAGGCAGGAGTTCTTCGACGCATTCCGGAAAGCACTGA
- a CDS encoding FKBP-type peptidyl-prolyl cis-trans isomerase — MEADEGKKVTIRFICRYEDDTIYDYAERDQLEFIIGEGYTIPSLEKGVIGMHPGDFRTIRITAAELAEYPFELDEAPTGPGYAAGMAGDGYADEPGAGQDDEIVFQNDLPVKPVGQAPEPGADLFFEVEMIDVEDTEVELGEP; from the coding sequence ATGGAAGCCGACGAGGGCAAGAAGGTTACCATCCGCTTCATCTGCCGGTACGAAGACGACACCATCTACGATTATGCCGAGCGGGACCAGCTCGAATTCATCATCGGCGAGGGGTACACCATCCCCAGCCTGGAAAAGGGAGTGATCGGGATGCATCCCGGAGACTTCCGCACCATCAGGATCACGGCGGCCGAACTGGCCGAATACCCTTTTGAACTGGACGAGGCCCCCACCGGGCCGGGATATGCGGCCGGCATGGCCGGAGACGGATATGCGGACGAACCCGGAGCAGGTCAGGACGACGAGATCGTATTCCAGAACGACCTGCCGGTCAAGCCGGTGGGCCAGGCTCCCGAACCCGGAGCAGACCTGTTTTTCGAAGTCGAGATGATCGATGTGGAAGATACGGAGGTCGAGCTGGGAGAGCCGTGA
- a CDS encoding YbhB/YbcL family Raf kinase inhibitor-like protein, with amino-acid sequence MEAMKISSPAFAHNQQIPSRYTCDGDDINPPLHIENIPAGTKSLALIVEDPDAPSGLWVHWLLWNIAPHQAEIGENSSPKEAMAGRNDFRRTAYGGPCPPSGSHRYIFRLFALDRLLPLAGGSSKQQLEAAMEGHVLGSAQLIGLYSRQ; translated from the coding sequence ATGGAAGCCATGAAAATTTCCAGCCCGGCCTTTGCCCACAATCAACAGATCCCGTCCCGCTATACCTGCGACGGAGACGACATCAACCCGCCGCTGCACATCGAGAACATCCCGGCCGGCACCAAATCGCTTGCCCTGATCGTCGAAGACCCCGATGCTCCCTCCGGGTTGTGGGTGCACTGGCTACTGTGGAACATCGCTCCTCATCAGGCTGAAATCGGGGAGAATTCCTCCCCCAAAGAAGCGATGGCAGGGAGAAACGATTTCCGTAGGACCGCTTACGGCGGCCCCTGCCCACCGTCAGGAAGCCACCGCTATATCTTCAGGCTGTTTGCACTGGACCGGCTGCTGCCGCTGGCGGGGGGATCGTCCAAACAGCAGCTCGAAGCGGCCATGGAAGGGCACGTTCTCGGAAGTGCCCAGCTGATTGGACTGTACAGCCGGCAGTAA